The Rhopalosiphum maidis isolate BTI-1 chromosome 1, ASM367621v3, whole genome shotgun sequence genome has a segment encoding these proteins:
- the LOC113556979 gene encoding uncharacterized protein LOC113556979 isoform X1 yields the protein MSSSSPSAASSARCYVPRSVIVAVVAALASCTDAATVMTRMKETSMFRSKGVVDVDGNAAASTMKDNSETYNFNAQNYTNVANITDAEDEDATSGAVGDEEALSAVWYLAAFGGLVLFFFVVTCSELFFGNPIYTRRPVELPHAGYLRRHVYGIRNHGQHNYKPETPPPPYHLFAPPSYDDTVKGGFGQVQQQYHHRAPVATGKKLADVYVVPVHAATTTTASANNCSTTCATCTTNAAAVAVAVADAKLLAAVLPQTKFK from the exons atgtcgtcgtcgtcgccatCAGCAGCTTCCAGCGCGCGCTGTTACGTGCCCAGATCCGTGATCGTGGCCGTCGTCGCCGCACTGGCGTCGTGCACCGACGCCGCCACAGTGATGACCAGGATGAAAG aaaCTTCGATGTTTAGATCTAAAGGAGTCGTCGACGTGGATGGAAATGCCGCCGCATCGACCATGAAGGATAACTCCGAAACGTACAACTTTAACGCTCAAAACTACACAAACGTCGCCAACATTACCG ACGCGGAAGACGAGGATGCGACGTCTGGTGCAGTGGGCGATGAGGAAGCGCTGTCCGCCGTATGGTACTTGGCCGCGTTCGGTGGCCTGGTGCTGTTCTTCTTCGTGGTCACGTGCTCCGAACTGTTCTTTGGAAATCCCATCTATACGCGCCGCCCCGTTGAGCTGCCGCACGCCGGCTACCTGCGCCGACACGTGTACGGCATCCGGAACCATGGACAGCACAACTACAAGCCCGAGACGCCACCACCGCCGTACCATCTGTTCGCGCCACCCAGCTACGACGACACCGTTAAGGGAGGGTTTGGACAGGTGCAGCAGCAGTACCACCACCGCGCTCCGGTCGCCACCGGCAAGAAGCTCGCCGACGTGTATGTGGTACCCGTGCACGCGGCCACGACCACTACCGCCAGCGCCAACAACTGCTCCACCACCTGCGCCACGTGCACCACTAACGCCGCGGCAGTAGCCGTGGCAGTGGCTGACGCCAAACTGTTGGCTGCCGTATTACCACAGacgaaattcaaataa
- the LOC113556979 gene encoding uncharacterized protein LOC113556979 isoform X2, with protein sequence MFRSKGVVDVDGNAAASTMKDNSETYNFNAQNYTNVANITDAEDEDATSGAVGDEEALSAVWYLAAFGGLVLFFFVVTCSELFFGNPIYTRRPVELPHAGYLRRHVYGIRNHGQHNYKPETPPPPYHLFAPPSYDDTVKGGFGQVQQQYHHRAPVATGKKLADVYVVPVHAATTTTASANNCSTTCATCTTNAAAVAVAVADAKLLAAVLPQTKFK encoded by the exons ATGTTTAGATCTAAAGGAGTCGTCGACGTGGATGGAAATGCCGCCGCATCGACCATGAAGGATAACTCCGAAACGTACAACTTTAACGCTCAAAACTACACAAACGTCGCCAACATTACCG ACGCGGAAGACGAGGATGCGACGTCTGGTGCAGTGGGCGATGAGGAAGCGCTGTCCGCCGTATGGTACTTGGCCGCGTTCGGTGGCCTGGTGCTGTTCTTCTTCGTGGTCACGTGCTCCGAACTGTTCTTTGGAAATCCCATCTATACGCGCCGCCCCGTTGAGCTGCCGCACGCCGGCTACCTGCGCCGACACGTGTACGGCATCCGGAACCATGGACAGCACAACTACAAGCCCGAGACGCCACCACCGCCGTACCATCTGTTCGCGCCACCCAGCTACGACGACACCGTTAAGGGAGGGTTTGGACAGGTGCAGCAGCAGTACCACCACCGCGCTCCGGTCGCCACCGGCAAGAAGCTCGCCGACGTGTATGTGGTACCCGTGCACGCGGCCACGACCACTACCGCCAGCGCCAACAACTGCTCCACCACCTGCGCCACGTGCACCACTAACGCCGCGGCAGTAGCCGTGGCAGTGGCTGACGCCAAACTGTTGGCTGCCGTATTACCACAGacgaaattcaaataa